The genomic segment GATATATCAGGAACATGTCGAGGGATATCATGAACTGTCTGCAAAAACAAAAACTTTCTTCACCACTGCGGTTTCAATGTGGGACGCtgatttttatgttaaagtCGATGATGATGTCCACGTCAATTTGGGTGCGTGATTCCAATAATTTCTATTCCTTCATTTTTTGAACtgttgaaattttttcttcAACGATTTTTATTTACCAAGTGTTTTGCTAATAAAGGTACACTGGCTGCAAATCTAGCCCGTCATCGATCTAAACCGAGAGTTTACATCGGCTGTATGAAATCTGGACCAGTTCTTGCTCAAAAGTAGGGCTCAAAATATCACTGAATCAGTTTGTTGTGTCATGTGAGTTTGTTTCTTCAGGGATTGTATTTGATAATAATTGTGTTTTCCAGGAATGTTAAATACCATGAACCGGAGCACTGGAAATTTggagaagaaggaaataaataTTTCCGGCATGCAACTGGACAGATATATGCAATATCCAAGGATTTGGCTACATACATCTCAATCAATCAGTAAGGATTGCGTGTTTTTATAACCTGgaattgagttttttttttcccagTTCAGTGTGAATTATATTTGTTTAAACATGGTAAAACTCGGGGAAAATGTTCCCTTTTTTACATCAAAACCTATTTACAATTCTCGAGTTTCATTTCAAATACATCCTTCATATTTAAAAGCTTACTAAGATTCATGATATCATGTGTGTGCTAAACATTGAAGGTtcgtattttaatttttaggcCTATTTTGCATAAGTATGCTAATGAGGATGTGTCACTCGGTTCTTGGTTTATCGGTCTTGAAGTTGAGCACATTGACGATCGTAATATGTGCTGTGGTACTCCGCCGGGTATGGTTCTTCCAAAGTTCATGACAGTAAACACATCATTTATTCGGAGTTATTTGAGTaaatttcatttcaaattcgtaGATTGTGAATGGAAGGCACAAGCAGGTAATGTATGCATTGCCTCGTTCGACTGGAGCTGTAGTGGAATCTGCAAATCTGTAGATAACATTAAATTTGTACATGAACAATGCGGCGAAGGGGAAGAGGCACTTTGGAATGCTTTATTATAGATATCATTCGACTCCAAAAAGTCTCGACGACCCACCATTTCAGCTTCTAGATGATATAGAAGAAGGTTAACGTGAAGCCATGTGACGAGTAATTCAGCGTAAGATTCGTCTTCTAAATTACATTACTCGTCGAGAGTAAGAATTGGTGCATATGGGAGCTGAGCTCTGTAGCGTTTTTGAACGATTGATAAGCTTATTTCCTGTTTGCTGATTCGTTGGGCTACATGGGACGACTGGTTATACTTGCATGTATTCTCTAGGTACTAATCAGTTCTGGATATAATTCTTGATTTACAGTATATTCATTGGTCGAAGAAGTTTGTGCATGTGTTTTGTTTGTACAACTGGTAAAATCTCTGCTAGATCATTGCGGGTTCTTCCCGATGATTGTGTTTTCCTTAAAAATAATAAACCACggatgattttaaaaaaaatgttgtaCTGATATtcgaattttttatattaatttaggGAATATTGAGTCATGTGTTGTTTTGATAATTTTggtataataataatttttagtatcGTCATAATTTAATTGGACTCGAGACTAGTAGAGGATGGGAAAATGGACTTCATCATGTGCACTCCACGTGATGATAAAATGTGAGCTGTCGGCTTATAGAACACCGCCGTGCGTTGTCTCTGTTGCAAAGCATTTAAACTGCGCTGTCATTCAGTCAACATAACTTTTTCCATATTTTAATAGTTTTatgtaaaattaaaaaatcatcGGTTTAAATCACTAAATAGAGTGAATTTTGTTCTTAGAAAAttagataaaaaaaagaaaagaaacatattttattttttagaatcatttaaaaatatactttgtttattcaataataaaattttcaatcgAGTCACATCAAATATATACAAATGCAAAACGCTTGCACCATAATGATACAGAGATTGAACTAGAACGAGTAGAACGAGTAGCGAGAGATGGGCAAAGGGCACGAACACAGCCGCGGGAATAGCTTCGTTTTGATCCCAACGTTTTGCCGCTTATCCATTAAAGACATAAGATTTAGCCACACAGAAGATCGATCCGATGACCCTTCATCCCCCAAAGTCAGTTGCATTGGCCAAGTCAGAACGAAGAACAACTAATATACTATCATATATAATTAGGACTGTTTATTAAtatctaattattaattaatacacTACATCATCTTTCGTTCTTACGTTTTaagaatataaaattgttgtcaATTAATTAACATTAAATTGTATAATTTGTTAAATATAATACTATTTCTATAAGAGACGTATGTATTGTGTTAGGTGAGTTTTTAATGAGGTGGGGCGcacgtcaaaataaaatattcagaAATTGGAATCTCACATCGAAAACATTACAAAAATGATTGAGGGTTTTAGTTATAAATAGAGTTCAATTCCTTCAgttattgtatcccaaaatcaaatgCTTTTtagctttgataaaaagagagtgcatagaaaaaagagtgtatttttttcttgagtgcgggaattctcttgtgtgagttagagaaattattttttcggtatactcgggtttgagagtgtgagatatttagtgtattggtgtatacacacttgttgtaatatttctttcgGTTATAAcagttgcagtgctccgtggacgtagcttatcttgggtgaaccacgtaaatctttgtgtccttgttgattattttattccgcaatttTTCGGCACTATATTATCATCGTGGTTGGCATCGCTTCGGGGTAATttcccaacaactggtatcagagccttgttgtgaaaattcttaaaaattctgagtatgctctgtggttgcagctctgtctgatcttccacatcagaaaagattttttagattttttgctaaGGCTAGAGAAGTAATGGCCGGAGATGATGGATCGGGACACCATATCAACAAGTTCGATGGAACATATTTTTCGTTCTGGCGGTTACAGATAAGAGATTATCTGTACAGTAAGAAGCTGCATCAACTTCTATCAGGAAAGAAACcagaaaagatggaggatgattaTTGGGAGCTCCTTGACCGACAGGTGTTAGGTGTGATACGACTGACCCTAACGAAGAATGTGGCACATAACGTGGCGGAGGCAAAAACCACAGAAGAGATGATATCCATTTTATCGGACATGTACGAGAAGCCATCAGCAAACAACAAAGTACATCTCATGAAGAAGTTTTTCAACTTGAAGATGGGAGAAGGTGCTTCGGTGGCAAAACACATAAATGAATTCAACACGATTGTCTCTCAGCTGACATCGGTGGACATcaaatttgatgatgagattcgggCACTTATTCTTCTGGCGTCTTTACCAGACAATTGGGAACCGATGCGGGCAGCGGTTAGCAACTCTGTTGGAAAAGGGAAACTACAACTCAATGATGTTAGAGATCAAATCCTTGCTGAAGAAGTTCGCAGAAAAGACTCGGGTGAAGCAACATCATCGAGATCTGCTCTAAATCTTGATAACAGAGGAAGAGGCAGGAGTGGTGAAAGGAGTTCCAACCGATGGCGCGGTAGATCCAaatcaagaaatggaaaagacaaAAACAACTTTGAAAAGAATTTGAAGTGCTGGAGCTGTGGTGAAACTGGTCACTTGAAAAAGAACTGCAGATCAACGAAGAATAATGCCAATGctgtcactgaggaagtacatgatgctctgctattatccatggaaagccctgttgatttttgggttatGGACTCGGGAGCTTCGTTTCCTACCACTGGTGATCGAGATGTATTTGATAATTCATCGCTGGCGATTACGGAAAAGTTTTCCTGGCTGATGGAAAACCTTTGGAAATTGTTGGTATGGGTGATGTACGTATGAAGATGTTAAATGGATCTGTCTGAAAAATCAACAAAGTCAGGCATGTACCAAAATTGACACGCAATCTGATCTCAGTAGGACAGCTCGATGATGAAGGCCACAATGTGACCTTCGGTGATGGTTCCTGGAAAGTGAACAAAGGAGCCATGATTgttgctcgaggaaagaaaactgTAACACTGTATATGACTTCCAGTTGCAGAGACACATTAGCAGCTGTGGATGCTGGAGCCaattcaagtctatggcattatagacttggacatatgagtgagaagagaatgaagatgtTGGTGTCAAAAGGAAAGCTACCAGAATTAAAGACTGTTGAACACCAACTATGTGAAAGCTGTATCCTTGGAAAGCAGAAGAAGGTGAGCTTTTTAAAAGGCGGTAGAGAACCAAAAGCAGCAAAGTTGGAGCTGGTTCATACTGATGTATGGGGACCATCTCCTGTGACATCCCTTGGAGGCTCGAGATACTATGTCACATTCATTGACGATTCGAGTAGAAAAGTTTaggtttattttctgaaaaataaatctgaTGTTTACGAGACCTTTAAAATGTGGAAAGCCATGGTggaaaatgagaccaacttgaAGGTGAAGTGCTTACGGTTTGACAATGgtggagaatatgaagatgatgagtttaaaaaattttgtgCACAGAACGGGATCAAGATGGAGAAAACCATTCCTggtacacctcaacagaatggtgtagctgaaaggatgAACAGGACCCTGAATGAACGAGCAAGGAGCATGAGATTGCATTCTGGATTACCAACATCATTCTGGGCTGATGCTGTTAACACTGCAGCATATTTGATCAACAGAGGACCTTCGATACCGCTTGACTGCAAAATACCCGAAGAGGTTTGGAGCGGCAAAGAAGTAAACCCTTCTTTCTTGAAAGTGTTTGGATGTCTATCCTATGTTCATATTGATTCAGCAAGCAGAACAAAACTTGATCCGAAATCAAAGAAGTGCTTCTTTATTGGTTATGGAGATAATGAGTTTGATTATCGTTTCTGGGATGACCAAAATCGGAAGATCATTCGGAGCAGGGATGTAATCTTTAATGAGAAACTTTTGTACAAGGACAAGTCAGACATTGGAGCTGGAGGTGAATGTCCTGAAGTCAAGAAGACTGATGAAGTGTCATTGACATATATTCCTGTGAATGAATCGAAAATCAGTAACCAGGAAGATGGAGAAgaaactgcacaagatgatgacccaCAAACTCCGGTGATTGAACTCAGGAGATCTTTGAGAACCATCAGACCACCTGAGAGATACTCCTCTGCACTTCACTATATTTTGCTGACAGACAAAGGTGAACCGGAGACCTATGAAGAGgcaatgcaaaatgatgattcaACCAAGTGGGAGTTGGCCATGGAAGATGAGATGGATTCATTGTCATCCAATCAGACGTGGGAGTTGACAGAACTTCCGCAAGGCAAAAAGACGTTACAAAACAAGTGGGTGTACCGGTTAAAAGAAGAGCATGATGGTAGCAAGCGGTACAAGGCAAGACTTGTTGTAAAAGGCTTCCAACAAcgggaaggaattgattacatCGAGATTTTCTCTCCGGTGGTTAAATTAACCACTATCATGACAGTACTTGGACTAGTGGTGAAGGAAGACTTACATTTGGAGCagttggatgtaaagactgcgtttctTCACGGTGACctagatgaagaaatttatatgaagtAGCCACAGGGCTTTGAAGTACAGGGAAAAGAGAGAATGGTgtgcaaacttcagaagagcttgtacggtctcaaacaagctccaagacagtggtacaagaagtttgacgGATTTATGAGTAATAATAGTTTCCTAAGGTGTCAAGCTGATCATTGCTGTTATGTGAAAAAGTTTGACGGTTCTTATATCATACTACtgctatatgtagatgatatgcttATAGCTGGAGCTTGTCTGGAAGAAATTGATAAGCTGAAGAAAgatttatcaaaggaatttgccATGAAGGATTTGGGTGCTGCAAAGCAAATCCTTGGAATGAGGATCTTAAGAGACCGGGTGAATGGATTCTTGAAGTTATCACAAGAAGAGTACGTGAAAAAGGTGGTTAGCAGATTTAATATGAATGAAGCTAAATTTTTGAGTACTCCTTTGACTAGTCATTTCAAACTAACCAAAGCACAATCACCATCGACGGAGCAGGAGAAGGCTTATATGAATAAGGctccttatgcttctgctgtcggaagcctcatgtatgcaatggtgtgcacaagaccagacatagcacATGCAGTGGGAGTTGTGAGCAGATTTATGAGTAATCCAGGAAAGCAACACTGGGAAGCAATTAAGTGGATTCTCAGGTATTTGAAAGGTACTGCTAGTTGTTCTTTATGCTTCAGGAGGTCAAAATTGGGCTTACAGGGTTTTGTCGATGCCGATATGGGTGGTGACCTGGATGGCAGGAAAAGTACTACTGGATATGTGTTCACATTAGGTTGTACGGCCGTAAGCTGGGTGTCTAAACTGCAAAAGATAGTTGCACTTTCAACTACTGAGGCTGAGTATGTAGCAGTTACAGAAGACAGCAAGGAGATGACATGGTTGAGATACTTTCTGGAAGAATTGGGtcagaagcttgaagatagcacgttacactgtgacagtcagagtgctattcatttagcaaaaaatcctatttatcatgctaggacaaagcatatacagGTTATGTACCATTTCATCAGATCAGTGCTGGAAGATGGAATCTTGATGCTGGAGAAGATTTCTGGAAGTAAGAACCCAGCCGTTATGCTCACAAAGACAGTAaccattgacaaactgaagttgtgttcAACTTCAGTCGGACTGCAAGTATAAATGGAGATATATGAGCTGCTGCAATGATGGTGTGAAAacatgattgaaatcaagtcttcaagtgaGAGAATTGTTAGGTGAGTTTTTAATGAGGTGGGGCCcacgtcaaaataaaatattcagaAATTGGAATCCCACATCGAAAACATTACAAAAATGATTGAGGGTTTtagttataaatagagctcaattccttcagttattgtatcccaaaatcaaaagttttttagctttgataaaaagagagtgcatagaaaaaaagagtgtatttttttcttgagtgcgggaattctcttgtgtgagttagagaaattattttctcggtatactcgggtttgggagtgtgagatatttagtgtattggtgtatacacttgttgtaatatttctttcgGTTATAACAGTTGCAGTGCTCCGTAGACGTAGCCTatcttgggtgaaccacgtaaatctttgtgtccttgttgattattttattccgcaatttTTCGACactatattatcatcgtgaTTGGCATCGCTTCGGGGTAATTTCCCAACATATTATTCATTTGAgttttcttttgaaactttttcttttaaaagtaTAGTATTATAATGAAAACAAATTTGATTTTCATTTATAATACATCAGAGAGATACTTTAATAATACTTTTATGCTCTAATTGTTTTCACTAATTACTTGAACTATCTATGAATGTAGGGGGTGGGACAAGGTGACATAGCGGTGACGATGGATGGGGGTGAAACATTGTCGTTATGCAGCCTCGACCACCCCGAAAAGCCTAACAAGTACGGCAAATATTGGTGCTGGTGTTTCTGGTCGCTTGAGGTTGAGGTTTTGGACATCCTCGGCACCAAGGAAATCGCCGTTCGGGCATGGGACGAAACCCTCAACACGCAGCCCGACAAGCTCATTAGGAATATCATGGTACTACCAACTCTATGTTACAAACCGCGcgcaaatatataatttatatcgCATCGAAACATAGTTAAGAAACCTGTGCAGGAAGGGTAGAAAAACAGTTTGGGGCATATATTGCTGAGAGCTAAGCTTCATGTAGGGGTgagaaaaaataccgaaatatcgaaaaatcgtaccgaaaaaaataccgaacttaccgaaaaaatggtataccgaacatttcggtacggtatcataccgtaccgaaatgttcggtatcggtatcggtatgaaatattttttttcggtatttcggtaaaatatttttttattattattttttttaaaatttaagttcggtataccgaaatatACCGAAAATGTCGGTATCGTTATGGAAAAAATtccataccgatattttcggtacggtatacggtaccgtagt from the Primulina tabacum isolate GXHZ01 chromosome 8, ASM2559414v2, whole genome shotgun sequence genome contains:
- the LOC142552955 gene encoding beta-1,3-galactosyltransferase 7-like isoform X2, whose product is MNEVYRTHQAIQSLDKSISMLQMELSASRSAHNKGKNDKLPISSDKQPLRKKAFMVIGINTAFSSRKRRDSVRETWMPQGEQLQKLELEKGIVVRFMIGHSATSNSILDRALDSEEAQHNDFLRLEHVEGYHELSAKTKTFFTTAVSMWDADFYVKVDDDVHVNLGTLAANLARHRSKPRVYIGCMKSGPVLAQKNVKYHEPEHWKFGEEGNKYFRHATGQIYAISKDLATYISINQPILHKYANEDVSLGSWFIGLEVEHIDDRNMCCGTPPDCEWKAQAGNVCIASFDWSCSGICKSVDNIKFVHEQCGEGEEALWNALL
- the LOC142552955 gene encoding beta-1,3-galactosyltransferase 7-like isoform X1 — its product is MKGKSTGKVSAKWIPIFSIVFFFFGMLFTNKLWVPLESNNQLITQHRHDHELQVVSEDRTTKKKKTEDQDKDVMNEVYRTHQAIQSLDKSISMLQMELSASRSAHNKGKNDKLPISSDKQPLRKKAFMVIGINTAFSSRKRRDSVRETWMPQGEQLQKLELEKGIVVRFMIGHSATSNSILDRALDSEEAQHNDFLRLEHVEGYHELSAKTKTFFTTAVSMWDADFYVKVDDDVHVNLGTLAANLARHRSKPRVYIGCMKSGPVLAQKNVKYHEPEHWKFGEEGNKYFRHATGQIYAISKDLATYISINQPILHKYANEDVSLGSWFIGLEVEHIDDRNMCCGTPPDCEWKAQAGNVCIASFDWSCSGICKSVDNIKFVHEQCGEGEEALWNALL